Proteins encoded by one window of Aphis gossypii isolate Hap1 chromosome X, ASM2018417v2, whole genome shotgun sequence:
- the LOC114125228 gene encoding sodium/nucleoside cotransporter 2-like, which produces MEMATNTDNKTNVDESNQGCTTISFETHETHPKTCKEGFDNKRNWLFPRLLISNNKQFALKCLCHGMVLAYILAAINHWYLSDVKDVGWKNGLGLLIIVTTCYYGIQPVRFLFTLIPTVKVLPHAHFKIGVLCTFLGSFVLFIFFDTKNNRHRLVPLAGLSVFILLGFIFSKHRRHVNWITVASGLATQITIGMLTIRWQVGRSIVQAVGELADKFFSFAYVGAKVTYGNELIDNYGVFAFKVLSVLFFMCFIIEILFYYGIIQTVVIKLGWCLQKLLGTTAAESVNTCASVFLGMSEAPIIIKPYLPDLTESEIHTVMMGGFSTVAGTVFAAYTSFGIDPAYLITASVMSAPTALSFSKLIFPETEKSLNSIDQICTKKTNDEGNVMDAACKGAQFGLKIIGAIVANIVAFVSFVAFINAIITWLGHLVGFEDLSFEYVLGKILIPVTWLLGVDPSECEAVGKLIGLKMTINEFVAYKQMGDLIKEGKLNRKSEIVATFALCSFANPGSIGSMIATLTTLCPTQRSSITKNVFRAFLGGTVTCFLTAAIASLLMPDEGLQN; this is translated from the exons ATGGAAATGGCGACAAACAcagataataaaacaaatgtagaCGAAAGCAATCAAGGCTGTACCACCATCTCTTTCGAGACCCAC gaaaCTCATCCGAAAACGTGCAAAGAAGGATTCGACAACAAAAGAAATTGGCTTTTTCCACGATTGCTGATAAGTAACAACAAACAATTTGCACTAAAATGTCTGTGCCATGGAATGGTCTTGGCTTATATATTAGCTGCCATCAACCATTGGTATTTAAGCG ACGTAAAAGACGTCGGCTGGAAAAACGGATTAGGTCTACTGATCATCGTGACCACGTGTTATTACGGTATACAGCCCGTCAGATTCCTGTTCACGTTGATACCTACTGTGAAGGTGTTACCTCACGCACACTTCAA AATCGGAGTGCTGTGTACTTTCTTAGGGTCATtcgttttattcattttcttcgacacaaaaaataatagacataGGCTAGTGCCATTGGCTGGACTTAGCGTATTTATTCTCCTTGGATTCATATTTTCCAAACACCGTAGACATGTGAATTGGATCACAGTTGCGTCCGGATTAGCCACTCAGATAACTATAGGAATGTTGACAATCAGATGGCAAGTCGGCCGATCTATAGTCCAGGCAGTTGGAGAATTGGCCGATAAGTTTTTCTCCTTTGCGTACGTTGGTGCTAAGGTGACGTACGGAAATGAACTAATCGACAATTATGGTGTATTCGCATTTAAG GTGCTTtcagtgttattttttatgtgttttataattgaaatactattttactatGGAATCATACAGAcggtagttataaaattaggATGGTGCTTGCAAAAATTACTAGGAACGACAGCAGCCGAATCAGTTAATACCTGTGCTAGCGTGTTTTTAGGCATG tcAGAGGCGCCTATTATCATCAAACCATATTTACCTGATTTAACAGAATCTGAAATCCATACCGTTATGATGGGAGGATTTTCAACAGTAGCTG gcACTGTATTTGCGGCATATACATCATTCGGTATAGATCCGGCTTACTTAATTACAGCATCAGTAATGTCAGCTCCAACTGCGTTGAGTTTCTCTAAACTGATTTTCCCAGAAActgaaaaatcattaaatagtaTAGATCAAATATGTACTAAAAA gaCTAACGACGAGGGTAACGTGATGGACGCGGCTTGTAAAGGAGCCCAGTTTGGATTGAAAATAATCGGAGCGATTGTCGCCAACATAGTGGCGTTCGTGTCGTTTGTTGCGTTCATCAACGCAATAATAACGTGGTTGGGACATTTGGTCGGATTCGAAGATCTATCATTCGAG TATGTATTGGGCAAGATATTGATACCTGTCACGTGGCTGTTGGGCGTTGATCCTAGCGAATGTGAAGCTGTCGGCAAATTGATCGGCTTGAAAATGACAATTAACGAATTTGTGGCGTACAAACAAATGGGCGATCTAATTAAAGAAGGCAAGCTTAAC CGCAAGTCGGAAATCGTCGCCACTTTTGCTTTATGCAGTTTCGCCAATCCAGGATCAATTGGATCGATGATTGCCACATTGACGACTTTGTGCCCTACACAGCGATCATCGAtaaccaaaaatgtatttagggCATTTCTCGGTGGTACGGTCACTTGCTTTTTAACGGCCGCTATTgcta GTTTATTAATGCCCGACGAAGGATTACAAAACTAA